The following proteins come from a genomic window of Gottfriedia acidiceleris:
- the argF gene encoding ornithine carbamoyltransferase, with translation MSKVLKENHVKKNGYIQKTKGNVTKGNFSSVKWSDFKGKNFLSISEFSSSELLFLLEKSLEMKNMQKAGEAHPYLKNKVLGMIFEKNSTRTRLSFEIAMMQLGGHAIFMSSKDLQLGRGETVHDTSKVFSRYVDGVMIRANTHEMLTEFAEHSSIPVINGLTNLHHPAQIMADFLTILEHKGRLKGLKIAYVGDGNNNICHSLIEGAAKLGVYLTIACPVGYEPNKVVLQSMKHVAKTTGSVIEVVNNPVDGVSRADVVITDVWTSMGQEEEAETRLRDFSPYQVNDHLLENAKDDYLFMHCLPAHRGEEVTASVIDGKHSVVFDEAENRLHAQKAILVALMGNL, from the coding sequence ATGAGCAAAGTATTGAAAGAAAATCATGTAAAGAAAAATGGTTATATTCAAAAGACAAAAGGGAATGTTACAAAAGGAAATTTTAGCTCTGTAAAATGGTCGGATTTTAAAGGGAAAAATTTTCTTTCTATAAGTGAGTTTTCATCAAGTGAATTATTATTCTTACTTGAAAAATCATTAGAGATGAAAAATATGCAAAAAGCGGGAGAGGCACATCCTTATTTAAAAAACAAAGTATTAGGGATGATATTTGAAAAGAATTCTACTAGAACGAGACTTTCATTTGAAATTGCCATGATGCAATTAGGTGGTCATGCAATCTTTATGAGTAGTAAAGATTTACAGCTTGGTAGAGGCGAAACTGTTCATGATACATCGAAAGTATTTTCTCGTTATGTAGATGGGGTCATGATTCGAGCAAATACTCATGAGATGTTGACTGAGTTTGCTGAACACTCGTCAATTCCAGTTATTAATGGATTAACAAATCTGCACCATCCTGCTCAAATCATGGCTGATTTCTTAACAATTCTTGAGCATAAAGGTAGATTAAAAGGTTTGAAGATTGCTTATGTAGGAGATGGAAATAATAACATCTGTCATTCTCTAATAGAAGGTGCAGCTAAGCTTGGTGTTTATTTAACAATTGCATGTCCCGTTGGGTATGAACCGAATAAAGTTGTACTTCAATCAATGAAGCATGTAGCAAAAACAACAGGAAGTGTTATTGAAGTAGTTAATAATCCTGTAGATGGTGTAAGTAGAGCTGATGTTGTGATTACGGATGTTTGGACCAGTATGGGGCAAGAGGAAGAGGCTGAAACTCGCTTAAGAGATTTTAGCCCGTATCAAGTAAATGATCACTTATTAGAAAACGCAAAAGATGATTATTTATTCATGCACTGCTTACCTGCACATAGAGGGGAAGAAGTAACAGCTTCCGTAATTGATGGTAAGCATTCGGTAGTATTTGATGAAGCCGAAAATCGACTTCACGCTCAAAAAGCGATCTTAGTTGCATTAATGGGAAATTTATAA
- a CDS encoding nucleotidyltransferase domain-containing protein, giving the protein MKEIISEKLKQIEVEHDVKILFAVESGSRAWGFPSKDSDYDVRFVYVHRKDWYLSINQKRDVIEYPINDLLDFSGWDLKKALNLFAKSNPALLEWLRSPIVYHDDLTISEELRKIGNEILSKKACIYHYLHMAKGNYRDYLQGEEVKIKKYFYVLRPILACIWIQKHNEIPPILFDDLLEMKGLEQDFLEEVEKLLIRKKQGEELDREPRKKVLNDFIEHKIQFFEEYVKGITESNKVNIENLNELFRTTIEHSWGKIE; this is encoded by the coding sequence ATGAAGGAAATAATATCAGAAAAACTAAAACAAATAGAAGTCGAACATGACGTAAAAATACTATTTGCAGTTGAATCCGGCAGTAGAGCGTGGGGTTTTCCTTCTAAAGACAGCGATTATGATGTACGTTTTGTCTATGTTCACCGCAAAGATTGGTATTTAAGCATTAACCAAAAACGGGATGTAATTGAATATCCAATCAATGATTTACTCGACTTTAGTGGGTGGGACTTAAAAAAGGCACTTAATCTTTTCGCAAAGTCAAACCCAGCCTTATTAGAATGGTTACGGTCTCCAATTGTTTATCATGATGATTTAACGATTTCAGAAGAATTAAGAAAAATCGGTAATGAAATTCTTTCTAAAAAGGCGTGTATTTACCATTATCTCCATATGGCCAAAGGGAATTACCGTGATTATTTGCAAGGTGAAGAAGTTAAGATTAAAAAGTATTTTTATGTATTAAGACCAATTTTAGCTTGTATATGGATTCAAAAACACAACGAAATTCCTCCAATTTTGTTTGATGATCTTTTAGAGATGAAGGGGTTAGAACAGGATTTTTTAGAAGAAGTAGAGAAGTTATTAATCCGAAAAAAACAAGGTGAAGAATTAGATCGAGAGCCTAGAAAAAAAGTATTAAATGATTTTATTGAACATAAAATTCAGTTTTTTGAAGAATATGTGAAGGGGATAACTGAATCAAACAAGGTGAATATAGAGAACTTAAACGAACTATTTCGAACAACAATTGAACATTCATGGGGAAAAATAGAATAG
- a CDS encoding Dps family protein — MKLANLESLLNQQLANWNVLYVKLHNYHWYVKGPNFFTLHEKFELYYDDAKVMVDDLGERILTIGAKPIATLREYLETATIKEGNHTFSAEEMVSDLIKDYEKIVQESRDLISIAEESDDQETADLFLGKIAEIEKMLWMLKSFLGK; from the coding sequence ATGAAGTTGGCAAATTTAGAAAGTCTATTAAATCAACAACTGGCAAATTGGAATGTGTTATATGTAAAATTACATAACTATCATTGGTATGTAAAAGGACCGAATTTTTTTACTCTACATGAAAAATTTGAATTGTATTATGACGATGCAAAAGTAATGGTAGACGATTTAGGAGAACGTATTTTAACAATTGGGGCAAAACCAATTGCGACACTTCGTGAATACTTAGAAACGGCTACGATTAAAGAAGGTAATCATACGTTTTCTGCAGAAGAAATGGTGTCTGATTTGATTAAAGACTATGAAAAAATTGTACAAGAATCGCGTGATCTAATCTCAATTGCAGAAGAAAGTGATGATCAAGAAACAGCTGATTTATTCCTTGGTAAGATTGCTGAAATTGAAAAGATGCTATGGATGTTAAAGTCATTTCTTGGTAAATGA